The Achromobacter deleyi region TTCAAGCAGAGCCCGCCGTGCTGGTGCCGGCGTCAGTCCCTGATCAAGGCTTCCTCGCCCGCATCTGGCTCGCGTACTGCGCGCGTCGCAACGAAGCCCGGCTGCGCAACCTGGCAACGGACATGGACCCGCACATGCTGGAGGACGTAGGCGCGCCCGATTGGCTGATCAATGAAACGACCCTGCAGCGCGACCTGACCCGCCTGCGCAACGCGGACTATATGCGCTGGTAGGCCCTTCCGGGTCTTTGGTCCCCGCCGCGGCCCCGTCTCCGCTATCTATATAGGGAGGAGACGGGGCCGTGTCGCTGATGCCAGCGTCTATATATATAAGGGGGAAGTCCAGACAGGAGGGGCTCCTATATATAGGAGCCCCTCGCGGATCGCTCGCAAGCATGGAAATAAAGGAGGTCATTTGCTACGGGCGCATGACAGGCCGAAATTCTGTGCTATAGTCTCGCTCCTTCGCAGTTCAAACAGTTTTTTGAGCCGCGAAGCCAAGCAGGTGCAACAGGTCTGGCGGGGTCACCCGGCAAGGCCTGCCGCAGAAAGCGATCAGGAATGAGAGCCCAGCGGTTATTGCAAAGATTGGTGCAAATCAGGCAGAAGCCAGTTGCACAGTCTGCAAAAATTGTGCTATAGTCTTGGTCTTGGCAGCTGCCGAAAACTTAGGGTTTACCCTGACATTTCGATAGCTGCTAAGAAGGTGGCGGTTCAGGGCGAAAGCCCGGGGCTCAAGCCTTCGGCGAGACCTGAAGAGGTCGTAGGCGAGAAAGCGAAGTGAGTTTGAAACAAACGACGCTGACTTGACAAGCGATAAAAACTTCTTCATAATCTCGTTTCTCTGCTGCAACGACAGCGACTTCGCAAAAACGAAGTTAGCCGAAGTTGAGGGGCAGAAGCAGTACAGAATTTAGCAGTACCGCTCTTTAACAATTAAACAACCGATAAGTGTGGGCGCTTGATGCGGGTGCGAGTGACTTCGGTCACAAGCACAATGAAATCAAGTGCTCACTAGAAGTGAAGTACCTTAGACGTCAAGTTTAAGAACATACCTCACTTCCTTTGAGTAGCGACGTATGACCTGGTTTGAATTTATTCAGACCAAGAATACGAAACAAATACAGAGATTAAACTGAAGAGTTTGATCCTGGCTCAGATTGAACGCTAGCGGGATGCCTTACACATGCAAGTCGAACGGCAGCGCGGACTTCGGTCTGGTGGCGAGTGGCGAACGGGTGAGTAATGTATCGGAACGTGCCTAGTAGCGGGGGATAACTACGCGAAAGCGTGGCTAATACCGCATACGCCCTACGGGGGAAAGCAGGGGATCGCAAGACCTTGCACTATTAGAGCGGCCGATATCGGATTAGCTAGTTGGTGGGGTAACGGCTCACCAAGGCGACGATCCGTAGCTGGTTTGAGAGGACGACCAGCCACACTGGGACTGAGACACGGCCCAGACTCCTACGGGAGGCAGCAGTGGGGAATTTTGGACAATGGGGGAAACCCTGATCCAGCCATCCCGCGTGTGCGATGAAGGCCTTCGGGTTGTAAAGCACTTTTGGCAGGAAAGAAACGTCATGGGTTAATACCCCGTGAAACTGACGGTACCTGCAGAATAAGCACCGGCTAACTACGTGCCAGCAGCCGCGGTAATACGTAGGGTGCAAGCGTTAATCGGAATTACTGGGCGTAAAGCGTGCGCAGGCGGTTCGGAAAGAAAGATGTGAAATCCCAGAGCTTAACTTTGGAACTGCATTTTTAACTACCGAGCTAGAGTGTGTCAGAGGGAGGTGGAATTCCGCGTGTAGCAGTGAAATGCGTAGATATGCGGAGGAACACCGATGGCGAAGGCAGCCTCCTGGGATAACACTGACGCTCATGCACGAAAGCGTGGGGAGCAAACAGGATTAGATACCCTGGTAGTCCACGCCCTAAACGATGTCAACTAGCTGTTGGGGCCTTCGGGCCTTGGTAGCGCAGCTAACGCGTGAAGTTGACCGCCTGGGGAGTACGGTCGCAAGATTAAAACTCAAAGGAATTGACGGGGACCCG contains the following coding sequences:
- a CDS encoding isoleucyl-tRNA synthetase, with amino-acid sequence MLVPASVPDQGFLARIWLAYCARRNEARLRNLATDMDPHMLEDVGAPDWLINETTLQRDLTRLRNADYMRW